In a single window of the Elaeis guineensis isolate ETL-2024a chromosome 6, EG11, whole genome shotgun sequence genome:
- the LOC140858539 gene encoding receptor-like serine/threonine-protein kinase SD1-7, with protein sequence MSDQLPPILSSSSSPFVAILPERSSDLSPWASPNQAKMKSGRNSDNKKVLIVSVLIFSWLLLLGIGGCCILKEKRGTAAYLAEEYCTDDEISASKKSDLLFFDLEIILAATNNFSIESKIGEGGFGPVYQGKLNNGQDIAVKRLSEKSSQGLDEFKNEVTLIAKLQHRNLIRLLGCCIHGGERMLIYEYMHNRSLDTFIFDEGKRSLLGWQNRFTIIVGIARGLRYLHQDSRFRIIHRDLKASNVLLDREMKPKISDFGMARLFGDDQTQARTHRVVGTYGYMSPEYAMDGILSTKLDVFSFGVLVLEIISGRRNKGFYQSEPHSNLIKYAWKLWKEGKSFELLDESLEDLHRISEVLRCIQVGLLCVQEQPRDRPMMSSVIMMLATENATLPEPKEPGFNTERGSVDITTSMDSMNYLTAMTVQNT encoded by the exons ATGTCCGACCAGTTGCCGCCGATTTTGAGTTCTTCGTCGAGTCCTTTTGTTGCGATCTTGCCGGAGAGATCGTCGGATCTCTCCCCTTGGGCGTCGCCGAACCAAG CTAAAATGAAATCAGGGAGGAATTCAGACAACAAGAAAGTGCTAATTGTCTCTGTATTGATATTTTCTTGGTTGCTTCTCTTGGGGATTGGTGGctgttgtattttgaaagaaaagcgTGGAACAGCTGCCTACCTAGCAGAAGAGTATTGTACAGATGATGAAATAAGTGCTAGCAAAAAATCAGATCTTCTTTTCTTTGATCTTGAGATCATATTGGCTGCCACAAACAACTTCTCAATTGAAAGTAAAATTGGAGAGGGTGGATTTGGCCCTGTTTATCAG GGCAAGCTCAACAATGGGCAGGATATAGCTGTGAAAAGGCTATCTGAAAAATCGTCACAAGGACTTGATGAATTCAAAAATGAAGTTACATTGATTGCTAAACTTCAGCACCGGAATCTTATACGGCTTCTAGGTTGTTGCATTCATGGAGGGGAAAGGATGCTAATCTATGAATACATGCATAATCGAAGCTTAGACACCTTTATATTTG ATGAAGGAAAGCGTTCATTGTTGGGTTGGCAAAATCGCTTCACCATCATAGTAGGGATCGCACGTGGACTTCGCTATCTTCATCAAGATTCTAGATTTAGAATAATACACAGGGACCTAAAAGCTAGCAATGTCCTGCTAGATAGAGAGATGAAACCCAAAATCTCAGATTTTGGAATGGCAAGATTATTTGGAGATGATCAGACTCAGGCACGTACCCACAGAGTGGTAGGGACATA TGGATATATGTCTCCTGAGTATGCAATGGACGGCATATTATCCACAAAACTTGATGTCTTTAGCTTTGGCGTTTTAGTGTTAGAAATCATCAGTGGCAGAAGAAACAAAGGATTTTACCAATCTGAGCCACATTCAAACCTTATTAAATAT GCTTGGAAGCTGTGGAAGGAAGGAAAGAGCTTCGAGTTGTTGGATGAATCTTTGGAGGACTTGCATAGAATTTCTGAAGTCCTGAGGTGCATACAAGTGGGTCTCTTATGCGTTCAAGAGCAACCCAGAGATAGACCAATGATGTCCTCAGTTATCATGATGTTGGCTACTGAAAATGCTACATTGCCAGAACCAAAGGAACCTGGTTTCAACACTGAAAGAGGCTCAGTTGATATCACAACATCTATGGATAGTATGAATTATTTAACAGCAATGACGGTGCAGAATACATAG